A part of Tardiphaga sp. vice304 genomic DNA contains:
- a CDS encoding zinc-dependent alcohol dehydrogenase — protein MALKMQCAVVEEFGKPLQLREWDVPTPGPGQILVKTEACGVCHTDLHAASGDWPLKPKLPFIPGHEGIGRVAAVGAGVTIVKEGDRVGVPWLYSACGHCEHCLAAWETVCGEAEFGGYTKNGGFAEYIIADPNYVAHIPDGLKPQQAAPLICAGITTYKGIKEAEVRPGEWIAISGAGGLGHLAIQYAKAMGLQVCAVDIDDGKLAHATRLGADLVVNAKAPDAVEAVRKGTSGGAHGVLITAPSLGAFKQGIGMARKRGTCVLVGLPPGEFPVPLFDVVANCITIRGSFVGTRSDMAEALAFGAEGKVKADIELQPLSAINSVFDRLKTGDVPARVVLDISAS, from the coding sequence ATGGCACTGAAGATGCAATGCGCCGTCGTTGAAGAATTCGGCAAACCTCTGCAATTGCGGGAGTGGGATGTGCCCACGCCCGGTCCCGGCCAGATCCTCGTCAAGACCGAGGCCTGCGGCGTCTGTCACACCGACCTGCACGCCGCCAGCGGCGACTGGCCGCTGAAGCCGAAGCTGCCGTTCATTCCCGGTCATGAGGGCATCGGTCGTGTGGCCGCCGTTGGGGCCGGCGTCACCATCGTGAAGGAGGGCGACCGCGTCGGCGTGCCCTGGCTATATTCGGCCTGCGGCCATTGCGAACACTGTCTCGCGGCGTGGGAGACGGTGTGCGGCGAAGCGGAGTTCGGCGGCTACACCAAGAACGGCGGCTTCGCCGAATATATCATTGCCGATCCCAATTATGTCGCCCACATCCCGGACGGGCTGAAGCCGCAGCAGGCCGCGCCGCTGATCTGCGCCGGCATCACCACCTACAAGGGCATCAAGGAGGCCGAGGTCAGGCCCGGCGAATGGATCGCGATCTCCGGCGCCGGCGGCCTCGGGCATCTGGCGATACAGTACGCCAAGGCGATGGGATTGCAGGTCTGCGCCGTCGACATCGACGACGGCAAGCTGGCGCATGCCACGCGGCTCGGCGCCGATCTCGTGGTCAACGCCAAAGCTCCGGATGCGGTGGAAGCGGTGCGCAAGGGCACCAGCGGCGGCGCGCATGGCGTGTTGATCACGGCGCCGTCGCTCGGCGCCTTCAAGCAGGGCATCGGCATGGCCCGCAAGCGCGGCACCTGCGTGCTGGTCGGGCTGCCGCCCGGCGAGTTTCCGGTACCGCTGTTCGACGTGGTGGCCAACTGCATCACCATTCGCGGCTCCTTCGTCGGCACCCGCAGTGACATGGCCGAGGCTTTGGCATTCGGCGCCGAAGGCAAGGTCAAGGCGGACATCGAACTGCAGCCGCTGTCGGCGATCAACTCGGTGTTCGACCGCCTGAAGACCGGCGACGTGCCGGCCCGCGTCGTGCTCGACATCAGCGCAAGCTGA
- a CDS encoding GFA family protein — MAASKPVLTGGCQCGAIRFALSAAPTRVSLCHCRMCQKATGAPFASFADIPNANFAWTRGTPSSFKSSSIAERDFCAACGTPLSYRKIDGDNIEIMTGAFDRPDRMVPTLQFGTESRLGWIGNIAHLPSKTTMQNYGPVQLAQVFSYQQPDHD, encoded by the coding sequence ATGGCGGCGAGCAAACCCGTTCTGACCGGCGGCTGCCAGTGCGGCGCGATCCGCTTTGCGCTGTCGGCCGCGCCGACCCGCGTCAGCCTGTGCCATTGCCGGATGTGCCAGAAAGCTACCGGCGCGCCATTCGCATCATTCGCCGACATTCCGAACGCCAACTTTGCCTGGACCCGCGGCACGCCGTCGTCGTTCAAGTCCTCGTCGATCGCCGAGCGCGATTTCTGTGCCGCCTGCGGCACGCCGCTGAGCTATCGCAAGATCGATGGCGACAACATCGAGATCATGACCGGCGCCTTCGACCGGCCCGACCGCATGGTCCCGACGCTGCAATTCGGCACGGAGTCGCGGCTCGGCTGGATCGGCAATATTGCCCATTTGCCGAGCAAGACCACGATGCAGAACTACGGACCCGTGCAGCTGGCGCAGGTGTTCAGCTATCAGCAGCCGGATCATGATTGA
- the meaB gene encoding methylmalonyl Co-A mutase-associated GTPase MeaB: MAIPSPLDIPAFAASVRAGSRAALARAITLVESRRADHQAAARELVQTLLPDTGRAIRVGITGSPGVGKSTTIDGLGMYLIRQGHKVAVLAVDPSSARTGGSILGDKTRMAMLSAEDNAFIRPSPSSGTLGGVAAKTREAMLLCEAAGFDVVLVETVGIGQSETAVCDMTDFFLALMLPGGGDELQGIKKGLIELADMIAINKADGDNLKRANITAGDYRGALHILTPRSEHWHPPVVTYSALANTGIEDLWQKILEHRTAMNASGDFARRRREQQVKWMWTMLEQRLMARLRADPALRGKVKAIEREVADASLTPAVAAEQIAALLKE, encoded by the coding sequence ATGGCAATTCCCTCCCCCCTCGATATCCCCGCTTTCGCCGCGTCCGTCCGCGCCGGCTCGCGGGCCGCGCTGGCGCGTGCGATCACGCTGGTAGAGAGCCGCCGCGCCGACCATCAGGCCGCGGCGCGCGAACTGGTGCAAACGCTGCTTCCCGACACTGGCCGCGCCATTCGCGTCGGCATCACCGGCTCGCCCGGCGTCGGCAAGTCGACCACCATCGACGGGCTCGGCATGTATCTGATCCGGCAGGGCCACAAGGTCGCGGTGCTGGCGGTCGATCCCTCCTCCGCGCGCACCGGCGGCTCGATCCTCGGCGACAAGACGCGGATGGCGATGCTCTCGGCGGAAGACAACGCCTTCATCCGGCCGTCGCCGTCGTCGGGCACGCTCGGCGGCGTCGCGGCGAAGACGCGCGAGGCGATGCTGTTGTGCGAGGCCGCCGGCTTTGACGTCGTGCTGGTGGAGACCGTCGGCATCGGCCAGTCGGAGACCGCGGTGTGCGACATGACCGACTTCTTTCTCGCACTCATGCTGCCCGGCGGCGGCGACGAGTTGCAGGGCATCAAGAAGGGCCTGATCGAGCTCGCCGACATGATCGCCATCAACAAGGCCGACGGCGACAATCTCAAGCGCGCCAATATCACCGCCGGCGACTATCGCGGCGCGCTGCATATCCTGACGCCGCGCAGCGAGCACTGGCATCCGCCGGTGGTGACTTATTCGGCGCTGGCCAATACCGGCATCGAAGACCTCTGGCAGAAGATCCTCGAACATCGCACGGCGATGAATGCGTCCGGCGACTTCGCGAGGCGACGGCGCGAGCAGCAGGTGAAATGGATGTGGACGATGCTGGAGCAGCGCCTGATGGCGAGGCTGCGTGCCGATCCGGCGCTGCGAGGCAAGGTCAAGGCGATCGAACGCGAGGTCGCCGACGCGAGCCTCACGCCCGCGGTCGCCGCCGAGCAGATCGCCGCCTTGCTGAAGGAGTGA
- a CDS encoding NAD-dependent succinate-semialdehyde dehydrogenase, with protein MAYQSINPTSGKLLKTFEPLTAPQLDDKLAVAARCYDIWRHKSYAERAVIVNKAAALLHDQVEAYARIMTLEMGKRIGEARGEVEFSASILAYYAKNAERFLAPQKLNPTAGEAHMESSPIGVIFGVQPWNFPYYQLARVAGPQLMAGNVLVVKHAAIVPQSALAFEKLWVDAGAPVGLYTNLFITHDQSDTIIDDPRVKGVALTGSVAAGRSIAARAGQNLKPSSMELGGSDAFIVLEDADLEHTVKWAVWGRMYNDGQTCCAAKRFIVVDSVADAFLEKFKRALGALEAGDPLDEKTTLGPLSSEAALVQLLDQVDKAVAGGAKLVLGGKRVDRPGFYMQPTILTDVKPGNPAFRDEFFGPVAMFFRVKDEEAAIALANDSDFGLGGSVFTADLARGRRVASRIDTGMMFVNNLSWTDAELPFGGIKNSGYGRELGDMGIQAFVNKKLVRINTVDAPL; from the coding sequence ATGGCCTATCAAAGCATCAACCCCACCAGCGGCAAACTGCTCAAGACGTTCGAGCCGCTGACTGCGCCGCAGCTCGACGACAAGCTGGCGGTGGCGGCGCGCTGCTATGACATCTGGCGGCATAAGTCCTATGCCGAGCGCGCGGTGATCGTGAACAAGGCTGCCGCCCTGCTGCATGACCAGGTCGAGGCTTACGCCCGTATCATGACGCTGGAAATGGGCAAGCGGATCGGCGAGGCTCGAGGCGAGGTCGAGTTCAGCGCCAGCATCCTGGCGTATTATGCCAAGAATGCCGAGCGCTTCCTGGCGCCACAGAAACTCAATCCGACCGCTGGCGAAGCCCATATGGAGAGCAGTCCGATCGGCGTGATCTTCGGCGTCCAGCCGTGGAATTTTCCCTATTACCAGCTGGCCCGCGTCGCCGGTCCGCAACTGATGGCCGGCAATGTGCTCGTCGTGAAGCATGCCGCCATCGTCCCGCAATCCGCGCTGGCCTTCGAGAAATTATGGGTGGACGCGGGCGCGCCGGTCGGCCTCTACACCAACCTGTTCATCACCCACGATCAGTCGGACACCATCATCGACGATCCCCGCGTCAAGGGCGTGGCGCTGACCGGCAGCGTGGCGGCCGGCCGCAGCATCGCCGCGCGCGCCGGACAGAATCTCAAGCCGTCGTCGATGGAGCTCGGCGGCAGCGATGCCTTCATCGTGCTGGAGGACGCCGATCTCGAGCACACCGTGAAATGGGCGGTGTGGGGCCGCATGTACAACGACGGTCAGACCTGCTGCGCCGCCAAGCGTTTCATCGTCGTCGACAGCGTTGCCGACGCGTTTCTCGAGAAATTCAAGCGGGCGCTTGGCGCGCTCGAAGCCGGCGATCCGCTCGACGAGAAGACCACGCTCGGCCCGCTGTCGTCGGAAGCCGCCCTTGTGCAACTGCTCGACCAGGTCGACAAGGCTGTCGCTGGCGGCGCCAAGCTGGTGCTGGGCGGCAAGCGCGTCGATCGGCCGGGCTTCTATATGCAGCCGACCATCCTGACCGATGTGAAGCCCGGCAACCCGGCGTTCCGCGACGAGTTCTTTGGCCCGGTGGCGATGTTCTTCCGCGTGAAAGACGAGGAGGCTGCGATCGCACTCGCCAATGATTCCGATTTCGGCCTCGGCGGCTCCGTGTTCACCGCGGACCTCGCCCGCGGCCGGCGCGTGGCCAGCCGGATCGATACCGGGATGATGTTCGTCAACAACCTATCGTGGACTGACGCCGAACTGCCGTTCGGTGGCATCAAGAATTCCGGCTACGGGCGCGAACTCGGCGACATGGGCATTCAGGCCTTCGTCAACAAGAAGCTGGTACGCATCAATACTGTGGACGCGCCGCTGTAG
- a CDS encoding multidrug effflux MFS transporter yields MTDINADAWVSSTHRPMRFPEFVLVIASIMALNPLAMDIMLPSLPDIGAAFRISDANRLQTVLSTFLLGFGLGQFIIGPLSDRFGRRPVLLLGMSMYCAASVLAILAPSFETLLLARALQGLGTSATRVIATSVVRDCYAGRRMASVMSLVMMVFIAVPVVAPAIGQTIMLLAQWRGIFIVLMVYGFAALIWCALRLPETLPVSERRSLALGDVLSAYRQTITNRQTLGYALAAGGVIGTLFAFVFTAQQVFTEIFHLGHYFPLAFAAIAVGVAIAGFMNSRFVGSLGMRVISHGALVGYVMVAAVMLAAVRFDMMTLPLFMVLSALMMFAFGLVFSNFTALAMEPQGHIAGTASSLYGTITTLLGIGIGTIIGQDYDGTLMPFATGFFICTLAALSVVAIVEKGRLFTPHKMVN; encoded by the coding sequence GTGACTGACATCAATGCCGACGCCTGGGTGTCTTCGACGCATCGACCGATGCGATTCCCGGAATTCGTCCTGGTGATCGCCTCGATCATGGCGCTCAACCCGCTGGCCATGGACATCATGCTGCCGTCGCTGCCGGACATCGGCGCGGCCTTCCGGATTTCCGACGCCAATCGGTTGCAGACCGTGCTGTCGACCTTCCTGCTCGGTTTCGGCCTCGGCCAGTTCATCATCGGCCCGCTGTCCGACCGCTTCGGTCGCCGCCCGGTGCTGCTGCTCGGGATGTCCATGTATTGCGCGGCCAGCGTTTTGGCGATCCTGGCGCCGTCGTTCGAGACGCTGCTGCTGGCGCGCGCGCTGCAGGGGCTGGGAACCTCGGCCACCCGCGTCATCGCCACCTCCGTGGTGCGCGACTGCTATGCCGGCCGCCGCATGGCCAGCGTGATGTCGCTGGTGATGATGGTGTTCATCGCCGTGCCGGTCGTGGCGCCGGCGATCGGCCAGACCATCATGCTGCTGGCGCAGTGGCGCGGCATCTTCATCGTGCTGATGGTGTACGGCTTTGCGGCGCTGATCTGGTGCGCGCTGCGGCTGCCGGAAACGCTGCCGGTGTCGGAACGCCGCTCGCTGGCGCTCGGTGACGTGCTCTCCGCCTATCGCCAGACCATCACCAACCGGCAGACGCTGGGCTATGCGCTGGCCGCCGGCGGCGTGATCGGAACGCTGTTTGCCTTCGTGTTCACCGCGCAACAGGTGTTCACCGAGATCTTCCATCTCGGCCATTACTTCCCGCTGGCCTTTGCCGCCATCGCAGTCGGCGTGGCCATTGCCGGCTTCATGAATTCGCGATTCGTAGGCTCGCTCGGCATGCGCGTGATCTCGCATGGCGCGCTGGTCGGCTACGTCATGGTCGCAGCCGTCATGCTGGCGGCCGTGAGGTTCGACATGATGACGCTGCCTCTGTTCATGGTGCTCTCGGCGCTGATGATGTTCGCCTTCGGCCTGGTGTTTTCCAATTTCACCGCACTGGCGATGGAACCGCAGGGTCACATCGCCGGCACCGCCTCGTCGCTGTATGGCACCATCACCACCCTGCTCGGCATCGGTATCGGCACTATCATCGGCCAGGACTATGACGGCACGCTGATGCCGTTCGCCACCGGGTTCTTCATCTGCACGCTGGCGGCTCTGAGCGTCGTCGCGATCGTGGAGAAGGGCCGTCTGTTCACGCCTCACAAGATGGTGAACTGA
- a CDS encoding type II toxin-antitoxin system Phd/YefM family antitoxin, with product MKHVTVTEAEAQLDKLVAEVEQTGDEVVITRDGAPVARLVREEAHSQSDVLTAEQIERRRQAGLNLREIGKRLNVGATQEEIKSWIEEGRR from the coding sequence ATGAAACATGTGACAGTCACGGAAGCCGAAGCGCAGCTCGACAAGCTCGTTGCCGAGGTCGAGCAGACCGGCGACGAGGTCGTCATCACCCGCGACGGCGCGCCGGTAGCCCGGCTGGTTCGGGAGGAAGCGCATTCCCAGAGCGACGTACTGACCGCCGAGCAGATCGAGCGGCGCCGGCAGGCCGGACTCAATCTGCGAGAAATTGGCAAGCGGCTGAATGTCGGCGCGACACAGGAAGAGATCAAATCCTGGATTGAGGAAGGCCGACGTTGA
- a CDS encoding type II toxin-antitoxin system VapC family toxin: MIVVDASFVIAHVLGEDVAVEQANLIETLRQERLIAPAHWPAEISNALVTNVRRKRISLQDVGLILDELATYTIEIQPAFAGDAARLVAISSEQNLTAYDAAYVILAMDLKASIATLDKAMRQAALRLKLNVLPV, translated from the coding sequence TTGATTGTTGTCGATGCGTCCTTTGTCATCGCGCATGTGCTCGGCGAGGATGTCGCCGTGGAGCAAGCCAATCTCATCGAGACATTGCGGCAGGAACGACTCATCGCGCCCGCCCATTGGCCTGCCGAAATCAGCAATGCATTGGTCACAAATGTGCGCCGCAAGCGAATTTCACTTCAAGACGTCGGCCTGATCCTGGATGAATTGGCGACCTACACTATCGAGATCCAACCAGCTTTTGCCGGCGATGCCGCGAGACTGGTCGCTATCTCCAGCGAGCAAAACCTCACGGCTTACGACGCGGCCTATGTGATCCTGGCGATGGACTTGAAAGCGTCCATCGCTACATTGGATAAAGCCATGCGACAGGCAGCGCTCCGTCTCAAACTCAACGTGTTACCGGTCTAG
- a CDS encoding pyroglutamyl-peptidase I family protein, protein MATPLRILITGFGPFPGARFNPTPALVTRLATLRRPAFADILRIAHVFPVSYGAVDRELPRLLAQHRPDALLMFGLAARTPFIRVETRARNDVTLLWPDAEHTRVRQSAIVPGAGPQPFGPHTHALLRAGLRSGLDIRPSRDAGRYLCNYLSWRGIEATQAPCGPALAAFIHVPLLARDPRPRRLTMPQLLEAGEALLRETVRLTRVSRRKTQP, encoded by the coding sequence ATGGCCACGCCCTTGCGCATCCTGATCACCGGCTTCGGCCCGTTTCCCGGCGCGCGGTTCAATCCGACGCCTGCGCTGGTAACGCGGCTGGCGACCCTGCGCCGTCCGGCGTTCGCCGACATTCTCCGCATCGCGCATGTCTTCCCGGTGAGCTACGGCGCCGTTGATCGCGAATTGCCGCGGCTCCTGGCACAGCACCGTCCCGATGCGCTGCTGATGTTCGGCCTGGCGGCGCGCACGCCGTTCATCCGGGTCGAGACCCGCGCGCGCAACGACGTCACGCTGCTGTGGCCCGATGCCGAACACACGCGCGTCCGGCAATCCGCGATCGTGCCGGGCGCGGGACCCCAGCCCTTCGGCCCGCATACACACGCGCTGCTGCGCGCGGGTCTGCGCAGCGGTTTGGATATCCGGCCCTCCCGCGATGCCGGCCGCTATCTCTGCAATTACCTCTCCTGGCGCGGCATCGAGGCGACGCAGGCGCCATGCGGCCCGGCACTGGCTGCCTTCATCCATGTACCGCTGCTGGCCCGCGATCCCCGCCCGCGCCGGTTGACGATGCCGCAATTGCTGGAGGCCGGCGAGGCGCTGCTGCGGGAAACCGTGCGGCTGACCCGGGTTTCCCGCCGCAAGACTCAGCCATAG
- the scpA gene encoding methylmalonyl-CoA mutase, with amino-acid sequence MSKIPVFADIPFQTAAGAQGIAAGEPWLTPEGILVKPGYSEADLDGIDFLDTYPGIAPFLRGPYPTMYVNQPWTIRQYAGFSTAEDSNAFYRRNLAAGQKGLSVAFDLATHRGYDSDHPRVSGDVGMAGVAIDSIYDMRTLFSGIPLDQMSVSMTMNGAVLPILALYVAAAEEQGVPPEKLTGTIQNDILKEFMVRNTYIYPPTPSMRIISDIFAYTSQKMPKYNSISISGYHMQEAGATQDLELAYTLADGVEYLRAGLAAGIDVDRFAPRLSFFWAVGMNFFMEVAKLRAARLLWAKLLTQFNPKDPKSLSLRTHCQTSGWSLTAQDVYNNVMRTTIEAMAATQGHTQSLHTNALDEALALPTDFSARIARNTQLFLQQESGTNRIIDPWGGSYYVERLTQELAAKAWGHIQEVEALGGMAKAIEAGVPKLRIEEASAKTQARIDAGRQAVIGVNKYKPVDEAPLDVLKVENSTVRRLQIDKLKRLKQERSQADVDAALAAITRSAQDGNGNLLALAIDAARAKATVGEISDAMEKVFGRHRAEIKSITGVYKREASTMSDRVEKVQALIDAFEDAEGRRPRILVAKIGQDGHDRGQKVIASAFADIGFDVDIGPLFATADEAARQAVENDVHILGLSSLAAAHLSAVPELKAALKKQGRDDIMIIIGGVVPPQDYEELYKAGAEAIFPPGTVIADAAEELIHKLNARLGHSEAAE; translated from the coding sequence ATGAGCAAGATCCCCGTTTTCGCCGACATTCCGTTCCAGACTGCAGCCGGCGCGCAAGGCATCGCGGCGGGGGAGCCGTGGCTCACCCCCGAGGGCATCCTCGTGAAGCCCGGCTACTCCGAAGCCGATCTCGACGGCATCGATTTCCTCGACACCTATCCCGGCATCGCGCCGTTCCTGCGCGGGCCGTATCCGACCATGTACGTCAACCAGCCCTGGACGATCCGGCAATATGCCGGCTTCTCCACCGCCGAGGATTCCAACGCCTTCTATCGCCGCAATCTCGCGGCCGGCCAGAAGGGCCTGTCGGTCGCCTTCGACCTCGCCACCCATCGCGGCTATGACTCGGACCATCCGCGGGTGTCCGGCGACGTCGGCATGGCCGGCGTCGCGATCGACTCCATCTACGACATGCGGACGCTGTTCTCCGGCATCCCGCTCGACCAGATGAGCGTATCGATGACCATGAACGGCGCGGTGCTGCCGATCCTGGCGCTGTATGTCGCGGCGGCCGAGGAGCAAGGCGTGCCGCCGGAAAAACTCACCGGAACGATTCAGAACGACATTCTGAAAGAGTTCATGGTGCGCAACACCTACATCTATCCGCCGACGCCCTCGATGCGCATCATCTCGGACATCTTCGCCTACACCTCGCAGAAGATGCCGAAGTACAATTCGATCTCGATCTCCGGCTATCACATGCAGGAAGCCGGCGCCACGCAGGACCTCGAGCTCGCCTACACGTTGGCCGACGGCGTCGAATATCTGCGCGCGGGTCTGGCGGCGGGCATCGACGTCGATCGTTTCGCGCCCCGGCTGTCGTTCTTCTGGGCGGTCGGCATGAACTTCTTCATGGAGGTCGCCAAGCTGCGCGCCGCGCGGCTATTGTGGGCCAAGCTGTTGACCCAGTTCAATCCGAAGGACCCGAAGTCGCTCTCGCTGCGCACGCATTGCCAGACGTCGGGCTGGTCGCTGACCGCGCAGGACGTCTACAACAACGTGATGCGTACCACGATCGAAGCGATGGCCGCGACGCAGGGCCACACCCAGTCGCTGCACACCAATGCGCTCGACGAAGCCCTCGCTCTGCCGACCGACTTCTCCGCACGCATCGCCCGCAACACGCAGCTTTTCCTGCAGCAGGAAAGCGGCACCAACCGCATCATCGATCCCTGGGGCGGCTCGTATTATGTCGAGCGGCTGACGCAGGAGCTCGCCGCCAAGGCCTGGGGCCACATCCAGGAGGTGGAGGCGCTGGGCGGCATGGCCAAGGCGATCGAGGCCGGCGTGCCGAAGCTGCGCATCGAGGAAGCATCGGCCAAGACCCAGGCGCGGATCGATGCAGGCCGCCAGGCGGTGATCGGCGTCAACAAGTACAAGCCGGTCGATGAAGCGCCATTGGACGTGCTCAAGGTGGAGAATTCCACCGTGCGCCGGCTGCAGATCGACAAGCTCAAGCGGCTGAAGCAGGAGCGCAGCCAGGCCGACGTCGATGCAGCACTTGCCGCGATCACCCGTAGCGCGCAGGACGGCAACGGCAATCTGCTGGCGCTGGCGATCGACGCGGCGCGCGCCAAGGCCACCGTCGGCGAAATCAGCGACGCCATGGAAAAAGTGTTCGGCCGCCACCGCGCCGAAATCAAATCCATCACCGGCGTCTACAAGCGCGAGGCTTCCACGATGTCGGACCGGGTCGAGAAGGTGCAGGCGCTGATCGATGCCTTCGAGGACGCCGAAGGCCGCCGCCCGCGCATTCTCGTCGCCAAGATCGGCCAGGACGGCCACGACCGCGGCCAGAAGGTGATCGCCTCGGCCTTCGCCGACATCGGCTTCGACGTCGACATCGGGCCGTTGTTCGCCACCGCCGACGAGGCTGCGCGCCAGGCCGTCGAGAACGACGTCCACATCCTCGGCCTGTCCTCGCTCGCCGCCGCGCATCTGAGCGCCGTGCCGGAGTTGAAGGCCGCCTTGAAGAAGCAGGGCCGCGACGACATCATGATCATCATCGGCGGCGTCGTCCCGCCGCAGGATTACGAGGAATTGTACAAGGCCGGCGCCGAAGCGATCTTCCCGCCCGGCACCGTGATCGCGGATGCAGCGGAGGAGCTGATCCACAAGCTCAATGCAAGGTTGGGGCATAGCGAAGCAGCGGAGTGA
- a CDS encoding NAD(P)-dependent alcohol dehydrogenase — translation MITVKGYGTPAFDKPLAPVAVLRRELRPHDVRIDIQFCGICHSDLHVVRNEWHNTIYPTVPGHEIVGRVLEVGGHVKSFKPGDTVAVGCLVDSCMTCASCKEDLEQFCESGATQTYNSKDRVDGSVTKGGYSESVVVTEHFVLRVPGNLDISRVAPLVCAGITTYSPLRHWKVGPGSKVGVVGLGGLGHMALKLAHAFGADVTMISTSPGKEADARRLGAHHFLLSKDEAAMKASANHFDFILDTVPSGHPLDPLVALLKRDGDLVLVGAIEPMPGFNAAPLVGLRKTIAGSLIGGIKETQEMLDFCGKHNVLPDCEMIAIQDINEAYERMIRNDVKYRFVIDMASLKANH, via the coding sequence ATGATCACCGTTAAGGGTTATGGCACACCGGCCTTCGACAAGCCGCTGGCTCCCGTGGCCGTTTTGCGTCGCGAGCTGCGGCCGCACGATGTGCGCATCGACATCCAATTTTGCGGCATCTGCCACAGCGACCTCCACGTCGTCCGCAACGAATGGCACAACACCATCTATCCGACCGTGCCCGGCCACGAGATCGTCGGCCGGGTCCTCGAGGTCGGCGGCCACGTCAAGAGCTTCAAGCCGGGCGACACGGTCGCGGTCGGCTGCCTCGTCGATAGCTGCATGACCTGCGCGTCGTGCAAGGAGGACCTCGAACAATTCTGCGAGAGCGGCGCGACCCAGACCTACAATTCAAAGGACCGCGTCGACGGCTCCGTCACCAAGGGCGGCTATTCCGAGAGCGTCGTCGTCACCGAGCACTTCGTGCTGCGGGTGCCCGGCAACCTAGACATCAGCCGCGTTGCGCCGCTGGTCTGCGCTGGCATCACCACCTATTCGCCGCTGCGCCACTGGAAGGTTGGTCCGGGCAGTAAGGTCGGCGTGGTCGGCCTCGGCGGTCTCGGCCACATGGCGCTCAAGCTGGCGCACGCCTTCGGCGCCGACGTCACCATGATCAGCACCTCGCCCGGCAAGGAAGCCGATGCGCGCCGGCTCGGTGCCCACCACTTCCTGCTGTCGAAGGATGAAGCCGCAATGAAGGCGTCGGCCAATCATTTCGACTTCATCCTCGATACCGTGCCGTCCGGCCACCCGCTGGATCCGCTGGTGGCGCTGTTGAAGCGTGACGGCGACTTGGTGCTGGTCGGCGCCATCGAACCGATGCCCGGCTTCAACGCGGCGCCCCTGGTCGGCCTGCGCAAGACCATCGCCGGTTCGCTGATCGGCGGCATCAAGGAAACCCAGGAGATGCTCGACTTCTGCGGCAAGCACAATGTCCTGCCCGATTGCGAGATGATCGCCATCCAGGACATCAACGAGGCCTATGAGCGGATGATCCGCAACGACGTGAAGTACCGCTTCGTGATCGACATGGCCTCGCTGAAGGCCAATCACTGA